A window of Shewanella mesophila contains these coding sequences:
- a CDS encoding M14 family metallopeptidase, with amino-acid sequence MQISANFDGGNIEVINQDNIDDVQLAIRPDQGGEFFQWFNFKLQGTVGQRYTLNIINAGSASYTKGWEDYQAAATYDRQQWFRLPTRYQDGTLTIEVELDCDAIQIAYFAPYSYERHQDLLSAVQVHPLVSLEHLGLTLDERDITLVKVGNGDEDKANIWITARQHPGETMAEWLVEGLLNNLLDSDSPTAKALLDKANFYIVPNMNPDGSVRGHLRTNAVGVNLNREWQTPSLEKSPEVYHVVNKMKETGVDLYYDVHGDEGLPYVFLAGCEGVPSYSDDMAKLQDKFVNALLMASADFQNEFGYDKDEPGKANLTVASNWVADTFGCLSNTLEMPFKDNANMLDPMSGWSPERSIYLGEASLLAMLVVINDIK; translated from the coding sequence ATGCAGATCAGTGCCAATTTTGATGGCGGAAATATTGAAGTCATTAACCAAGATAATATTGATGATGTACAACTGGCCATACGACCTGACCAAGGCGGAGAGTTTTTCCAATGGTTTAACTTTAAACTACAGGGCACGGTTGGCCAACGTTATACCCTCAATATCATTAATGCTGGCAGTGCATCGTACACAAAGGGCTGGGAAGATTATCAAGCCGCGGCGACCTACGATAGACAGCAGTGGTTTCGCTTACCGACCCGCTATCAAGATGGCACGTTAACGATCGAGGTTGAGCTCGACTGCGATGCCATTCAAATTGCCTACTTTGCACCATACAGCTATGAACGCCATCAAGATTTACTGAGTGCGGTTCAAGTGCATCCCTTAGTATCACTTGAGCATCTAGGTCTTACTCTCGATGAACGAGACATCACCTTAGTTAAAGTGGGTAATGGTGACGAAGACAAAGCCAATATTTGGATCACTGCACGTCAACACCCGGGTGAAACAATGGCCGAGTGGTTGGTCGAAGGGTTACTTAACAATTTGCTCGATAGTGATAGCCCGACGGCGAAAGCGCTGCTCGACAAGGCCAATTTCTATATCGTACCTAATATGAATCCAGACGGTAGTGTTCGTGGTCATTTACGCACCAATGCGGTAGGCGTCAACCTCAATCGTGAATGGCAAACACCATCGTTGGAAAAGAGCCCTGAAGTTTATCATGTGGTGAATAAGATGAAGGAGACTGGCGTCGACCTTTATTATGATGTGCATGGTGACGAAGGTTTACCTTATGTCTTTTTAGCGGGATGTGAAGGCGTGCCGAGTTATAGTGACGATATGGCAAAGCTTCAAGACAAATTTGTCAATGCACTACTAATGGCGAGTGCAGACTTTCAAAATGAGTTTGGTTACGATAAAGATGAGCCAGGCAAAGCTAATCTCACCGTTGCGTCAAATTGGGTTGCTGACACATTTGGTTGTTTGTCTAATACCTTAGAGATGCCCTTTAAAGACAATGCCAATATGCTTGATCCTATGTCAGGTTGGTCACCAGAGCGTTCAATTTATCTTGGTGAAGCGTCGCTATTGGCAATGCTTGTTGTCATTAACGATATAAAATAG
- a CDS encoding response regulator transcription factor, with product MKRVLLVDDDPIARDVLQGALEAQGFIIVCAGNGFEAINIIAERAIDLIVLDVDMPTMNGYQFLAHRNNNLPVILVSATDTEDRRIKGFELGADDFISKPISVRELTVRIAALKRRVDIAKTDLVDAERLMIKDVEFSELECLVKFDQRSVILTQTEFNLFKYLFERKGQVVPKAELQMSVLKKELGQFDRNLDMHISNTRKKLAQTALPKTWINTVRGQGYCFSF from the coding sequence ATGAAAAGGGTGTTGTTAGTCGATGACGATCCCATTGCTCGGGACGTACTACAAGGTGCGCTTGAAGCTCAGGGATTTATCATAGTTTGTGCGGGTAACGGCTTTGAAGCGATAAATATAATTGCCGAGCGAGCAATAGATCTTATCGTTCTTGATGTTGATATGCCGACGATGAATGGCTATCAGTTTCTAGCGCATCGCAATAATAATCTGCCGGTCATTCTTGTCTCTGCGACAGATACTGAAGATAGAAGGATTAAAGGTTTTGAGTTGGGCGCAGACGATTTTATATCTAAACCGATTAGTGTTAGGGAGTTAACCGTGAGAATAGCGGCATTAAAACGTAGGGTTGATATTGCAAAAACGGATCTTGTGGATGCCGAGCGACTCATGATAAAAGATGTCGAATTTAGTGAGTTAGAGTGTCTCGTTAAATTTGATCAGCGCTCAGTCATCTTGACTCAGACAGAGTTTAATCTGTTTAAATACTTGTTTGAGCGTAAGGGCCAAGTCGTACCTAAAGCGGAGTTGCAAATGAGTGTGTTAAAGAAGGAGCTTGGGCAATTTGACCGAAATCTAGATATGCACATCAGTAATACACGCAAAAAACTAGCTCAAACGGCATTGCCTAAAACTTGGATAAACACAGTTCGAGGCCAAGGTTACTGTTTTTCGTTTTAG